A DNA window from Camelina sativa cultivar DH55 chromosome 17, Cs, whole genome shotgun sequence contains the following coding sequences:
- the LOC104759628 gene encoding uncharacterized protein LOC104759628 yields MVMDKTWVHLNRTDLGYEKGAWDFVRSVAAGLGDNSIIICPCIDCRNVYRHSATDVVDHLVTRGMDWSYKSRDDWFHHGEVKSRTECRKNTSQWNEEILGLFKAAEFMDEELVSHGDLIDVDEGDDKVEDEFLAKLADAEAPLYPGCTNYNKLSAIVSLFRLKTQSGWSDKSFDSLLETLKQMLPKDNVLHMSLYEVKKFFKSFDMGYEKIHACVNDCCLFRNQYEELDSCPKCKSSRWKINKRTGEVKKGTPQKVLRYFPIIPRLKRMFRSEDTAKDLRWHFNNKSTDGKMCHPVDSVSWDQMNEKYPSFAAEERNIRLGLSTDGFNPFNMKNVNYSAWPVLLVNYNMPPDKCMQEENIMLTLLIPGPTQPGNNIDVYLEPLIEDLNHLWEKGEVTYDAFSRTTFTLRAMLLWTIQDFPAYGNLAGCKVKGIMGCPVCGKHTDSLWLINGRKRKMQDRVGSTSDTDDESSKSEEEEEQVDEEELSRWKKRSIFFKLEYWKEMPVRHNLDVMHVERNVAASLVSTMLHSAKSKDGVNARKDMQLLGIRKDLHPQARGKRTYLPPGPWSLSKTEKKVFCKRLSDFRGPDGYCSNISRCVKIEDCTVKGLLPKGVRIAIGRLCAFFNKLCQRVIDREAISVMEHEVVETICMFERFFPPSFFDIMVHLTVHLGREVRLCGPVHFRWMYPFERYMKVLKDFLRNMATPEGCIAESYLAEECMRFCSDFLKNTTNADEKMERNTDYENCSILEGRPISAPTSCTLTENEKNIAHLAVIHNMALIDPYVE; encoded by the exons ATGGTTATGGACAAGACATGGGTTCATCTTAACAG AACGGATCTTGGTTATGAGAAAGGTGCTTGGGATTTTGTGAGGTCTGTGGCTGCAGGTTTAGGAGacaattcaattattatttgtCCGTGTATTGACTGTCGCAACGTATATCGCCACTCAGCCACTGATGTTGTTGATCATCTTGTAACAAGAGGAATGGATTGGAGTTACAAGTCGAGGGATGACTGGTTTCATCATGGAGAAGTGAAATCAAGGACTGAGTGTAGAAAGAACACAAGCCAGTGGAACGAAGAGATATTAGGTTTGTTCAAAGCTGCCGAGTTTATGGATGAAGAGCTTGTTAGTCATGGTGATTTAATTGATGTTGATGAAGGGGATGATAAGGTAGAAGATGAGTTCTTAGCCAAGCTAGCTGATGCAGAAGCACCACTGTATCCAGGTTGCACAAACTACAACAAGCTATCTGCGATTGTTTCACTCTTTCGGTTAAAGACTCAGAGCGGTTGGTCTGACAAAAGTTTTGATAGTCTACTTGAGACTTTAAAACAGATGCTACCCAAGGATAATGTATTGCACATGTCCTTGTATGAGGTGAAGAAATTCtttaaatcttttgatatgGGTTATGAGAAGATACACGCTTGTGTGAATGACTGTTGTCTGTTTAGAAATCAGTATGAGGAGCTCGACAGTTGTCCTAAATGCAAATCTTCGCGATGGAAGATTAACAAGCGAACTGGTGAGGTGAAGAAAGGGACTCCACAGAAAGTACTTAGGTACTTTCCGATAATTCCACGTCTCAAGAGGATGTTCAGGTCAGAGGACACGGCGAAAGACTTACGGTGGCATTTCAATAATAAGAGCACAGATGGAAAAATGTGTCATCCGGTGGATTCTGTGTCGTGGGATCAAATGAATGAAAAGTATCCGTCATTTGCTGCAGAAGAAAGGAACATTAGGCTTGGACTCTCCACAGATGGGTTTAATCCTTTCAACATGAAAAATGTTAACTATAGTGCATGGCCTGTTTTGCTAGTCAATTACAACATGCCACCTGACAAGTGTATGCAAGAGGAGAACATCATGTTGACATTGCTGATTCCTGGACCAACTCAACCTGGAAACAATATAGATGTATATTTAGAACCTCTTATAGAGGATCTAAACCATCTGTGGGAGAAGGGAGAGGTAACGTATGATGCATTCAGTCGCACTACATTCACTTTAAGAGCAATGCTTTTGTGGACCATTCAGGATTTTCCGGCATATGGAAATCTAGCAGGCTGCAAAGTTAAAGGCATAATGGGTTGTCCGGTTTGCGGAAAGCACACAGATAGTTTGTGGTTGA TAAatggaagaaagaggaagatgcaAGATCGTGTTGGTTCAACCTCTGATACTGATGATGAATCCAGtaaatcagaagaagaggaagaacaagtaGATGAAGAGGAGCTATCCAGATGGAAAAAGCGGTCAATCTTCTTCAAGTTAGAGTATTGGAAG GAAATGCCGGTTAGGCATAACCTAGATGTGATGCACGTTGAGAGAAATGTTGCCGCCAGTCTTGTCTCTACAATGCTGCATTCAGCGAAATCAAAGGATGGTGTTAATGCTCGAAAAGATATGCAACTGCTTGGTATTAGAAAGGATTTACATCCCCAAGCACGTGGGAAAAGAACCTACCTTCCTCCAGGTCCTTGGTCTCTgtccaaaacagagaagaaagtaTTTTGTAAGCGATTGTCTGACTTCAGAGGACCAGATGGCTACTGCTCAAATATTTCTAGATGTGTTAAGATAGAAGATTGTACGGTTAAGG GTTTGTTACCTAAAGGTGTTAGGATAGCTATTGGACGTTTATGCGCTTTCTTCAACAAACTATGTCAGCGAGTTATTGACAGAGAGGCAATTTCTGTAATGGAGCATGAAGTTGTGGAAACTATCTGCATGTTTGAGAGATTCTTTCCTCCAAGTTTCTTTGACATAATGGTGCATTTAACAGTCCACTTAGGCAGGGAAGTTCGGTTATGTGGACCAGTTCATTTTCGTTGGATGTACCCATTTGAGAG ATACATGAAAGTTCTGAAGGACTTTTTAAGAAACATGGCAACACCAGAGGGTTGTATTGCTGAATCATATCTCGCTGAAGAGTGCATGCGGTTCTGCAGTGATTTCTTGAAAAATACTACAAATGCTGATGAGAAAATGGAAAGAAATACTGATTATGAGAACTGCTCTATCTTGGAGGGTCGTCCTATATCAGCACCTACTTCATGTACTCTTACTGAGAATGAGAAGAACATAGCACATCTTGCTGTCATTCATAATATGGCTCTCATTGATCCTTATGTGGAGTAA